One Phyllopteryx taeniolatus isolate TA_2022b chromosome 3, UOR_Ptae_1.2, whole genome shotgun sequence genomic window, TCTCTAATAACTCACAGACACATACACTACATACAAtaaagtggaacctcaaaagtcaaatgcCCCTGAAATTGTacgtccatctattttctatcccgcttgtcctcgttaggttacgggtgagctggagttgaTCCCATCTGAATTTAGGCGAGGTACCCCTTGGACTGGTCGTCCAAGCagccatttacactcacattcataactATGGACAACTAACAAAAGAGTCTTAAGTGACccccaacatgcatgttattggaatgtgggaaagaaaaaaaaacacagacacagaagcacaggggagaacatgcaaactccacacaggaaggccggaactgggatttgaacccaataCTCAGACatctgaggcagacgtgctaaccactaataCACTATGCAGCCCTGAAATTGTacaatatgggggggggggggggggattcaggAACATTCCTCAAAAGTTGCACAAACCTTCAGATTGGAGTCTGAAATGCCATGTGCAACCTCAAGCGAGCTCTCAGCTTGGCCTTGGATTTATCCTGGATGTGTGTGTTTAGCGTTTTCTTTGGCTTGTTTTGCACAGGAAGTAAGCAGGCCCGCATTCAAAGAATTAAGACTGCAATCGTGTCTTCCCTCATTTAAAACGCAATGTTAGTGTTTTGTAGTTTTTACATCTGACAGTGGttaattcatttttacacttgtgtagCAAGAAATTTAGGTTGTGTTAAAAATTAGCATAAGACTTAATACTAAGTCattatgggttttttttttacactttttcgaCCATTTTCTAGTTTTAATCAAATTTAAAGGTGTTATATGAAGTTTGAACATGATGATTATTTCTCTTTCCATTATTTCTTTTGGGAAAAatctttgaggttccactgtacgtaCTTAAAAGACCACTTCTAGTGCTTTTCTTTCTCAAGTGTCCTAATTACCTTGAGCTTCTTTGTCAGCTTGCAAGAGAAACGATAAAACATGGCAAGGTTGAGGGGGCCAAAGTCTGCATAGAAGCTGCAAGGGAACAAGATTAAAACCAATAGAATGACTGTTAATGCAACCATACAGCAAACAATAATATCAGtaaggacacatttttttttgcccaccgTGTCATGTGTGGTGCCTCTCACATTTTAATAATAGATATGTGTGTTCCCTGCTGTAAATAATCACAGGTGCAATTGAAAAGTGCTTTTGACAAGGAAAGTAATCCCAAGTGAATCGAGCCgcgaataggaaaaaaaataaaaaataaaaaataaaatatatatatatatatattttagaactgcgtatattaatagtttaaactgtaaatatatcaCAACCTAAGGTCCCATAACagttcaaactcatcttaaaatacaataatttaaaaaaaagataattggcTTCATTAgattatttaattttgtgtgtTAATGCAAATGCAGTGgagactctccgtaacttccactaacaacccaggctgaaCTTGATATACAAAGTCGAGATGCATCTCTTCAagatacttccttgacaccagttCCTATTCAGACAGAGATGTGGCGCCATCTAGTAGCATCTTAGAGCTCAGATAGagcacaaaaaacaaccaaaaagcaaatagctgaaaaaaaaagtttccacagaataaaaatgagaatttgTGACTCGTTAATTGCGAATGTGCGAGGGACGactgttgtgcaaaaaaaacagataGATTATTTGCAGCTAGAATTTCAAATCAATGTTGGCCAAATTGCACTTtggttgtaaaaaaacaacaacaaaaaacagactcAAGGTGGGGTCTGCCCACTTAAAATAACCTTTAATTCAGTAGGCAAAGCACAGGGGTGAAAGTTCAATTGGATGAATGTTTTGACTTACTTCTCGTATGCCAACTCTTCATCTATGCAGAAGCAGTGTCGATCTGTCGTgcttttaatcttttgttgaATGATGGCGAAATACAATTGATCTACAAAGTGTACAGGAGGAATTGGCagttactttattattattatttatcattgttattgacatattttctttctttctcccgGTGCCATCTTACCCTTGAGGATCTCAACGCATCGTGACGACACATCATCCGCGGTCATGTTGACCTGAGTTGTTTTGAACATGAGGAGCCTGATTTCTCCTCACCAGAACGTGCGCATACTCACGTGAAACTCACttgtaaaatcaaaatatataGAAAAATCGTACAATAAAGTTCCCGCCTTGTTGTTAAAAGTCCAACTCTGCCGTTCGGAAAAGTCTCCTCCCACGGTatgggtgagtttttttttcatgtgaataAAGTGCGCACTACGCTAAAAGTGAGCTCGCCCCTGGCTCCGCCCCTTAGCCATCGCGAAACACTATTGGCCGAAAGGGATTCAACGACTGACGCCATTGGACGAAGCTGGCGCCAATCCCTCCCATTTTAGTTTAAAGTGCTCCTGTTCTGACACGCGATAGGCTGCGGGAACGTTACCAAGGCCGTTGCTGGGTTGTGCTAGCGCCCAATCACAGCCGAGATTTACACTCAGAGAAACCCTCTCTTCCGTTCTCTTACGACGTAGAAGTCAAAACCATTGGGTTGGCTCGTTTCTATGATCCGTCAGCGCGTcggccatattggatgtgtccTACCTGCCCCGTAGACTCATGCAAGTCAATGGACCTGAACTTCATAAGGCACAAAATGAATGCCTCTCATTCAGCCACACATTAATATATTTGGGAAACAGGCACCAAAAACAACGTATATCACTATTGATCCAAAAATTGTAGATGGTTATTCCttatatataacatatttttCTAATGGTGTTATGAGTGTTTACGCTCTCAATGCATGTTACGCTGCTTCtgcaaaaataaacatcactgggttacaattttgttgttgttgtaagtttactatgtttttttcaatggaTTTAGGccaggtcaggtttttatggCAAGTTGCTAACAGTTTAATAATCATGTTACTAACGTTACTAACTTTGTtgactgtaaattgaatagtagactATGATTAAAAGTAAGTACCCATAAATTGAATGTTACGTCATCATTGTTTAAAACTCAGGCCCTGAACGtccatttatttgaacctctaaagtgcaaataaatgcacatgtaaacaaaaacatgtggccagaacttcaaaaagatgacCTGTTTgggcaaaaccaatgtgatatttggattcagcttATCAAAATTGTCCCAATTCAGCTATAAAATCTTGGACCAGTGTAATCAACTGTTAATATGAACACATTACTTTTGTCTGTCTTCAATAACCAGCCCCTTAAATATAGGCGTGATGTTGGGTTTCTCCATAAAGAGCACTAACATTCAGATTTAACAGATTGTGATAAATCTTCACCCCACTGAGTCACTCACATGATTTCATTGGCTCAGTTTTCGTACCAGATGCCCTGGCACtggctgggaattgaacccgcGTCATCTGCATGAAAGGTCATTATTCAGTCTTATTCCTATGAGTTCTGGCTACAAGTGTAAAACAGTTGCTACATCTCCAAGCAGCAAATGAAGTAAGCGGCTTTATCACTACCAGTTTTCCACACCCAATATGGCGGCCACGTTGAAGGAGGATTGCGCGACAATGTGATGTCTAGGTATATTGGTATCTATATGGTCAAAACGGATGAAGGACGTCAGCGTAAGAACATTTTAAGCGTTGTTAAACGTCACTCGATGAGTATAACATCACcgtgttaaaataaatgtggaaaaactatCATTTGCTGATGATGACGATAATAAGGATTGCGGGTATTACTTTAACACTGTAGCTAAATCCCAACTAAACAAATCCCACAGTACTTTAACAGTATTGGAAAGGACGGTGTCGCCACATTAGGTGGTAaagaaagggagagagagagaaaaaaaaaaaaatcacagcacGTCCATTCAAAAGGGCCATTTTGTGTCCACGCTGCGACGTGTCAACTCGGCGCAAAGTTGACCGGGTTCATTTTGCGAGCACCCTTACCTAAAATCTCAATGTAAATATCCGAGTTTGGCTCCGCCTCTGAGCCGCGCTGGGCTGCGCAGCACTTTTTCCTCCTCGTCTCCACTCGCCTCCTGTCGCTCTTGCGCTTCATGTCGCCTTcagggctgctgctgctgctgcacggCGGGCATGATTAGGATTCCTCCTCCTGCACAGCCTGGGGCGTCTTTCCCCTTAGATCTGCGTGCACCAAAATGTCAACCGTGCTTCCAAAGCCCTCTCCTCTTGTCGGGAGCGGTGACGTGCAATCTAGGCAGGGCAGGTTTCTGTTGCAGAACCCCCTTGCATGTGACGTAGTGTGCAGTGTTGTGCAGTAGGCTAACCTGCGCGGCGTGTGAGCAGGTATCCCGCTGTTCAAATAAAGCCTGCCTTATCTCTAACCGTGACCATGTAAAGGTAGTGACGTCATCTGCCGTGCCCTATGTACTGCAGACTTGAGAGCACATTGTGaaagagccccccccccaaaaaaaaacacccaaccaagccatccatccatcactggTGGGCCAGCAAGGCTATCTTTGTGGTCGAAAGCACTAACCTGCGTTCACAAtctaaatttgtattttttttaaaacatttccccccccaataaaTGATTCCCAACATCAAATCTGGATTTGGGTTCGAATTTCAGCTTGTGTTGAGTTTGCGTGGAGTCTCCTCGTGGCTGCGTGGGCTTTCATTCATTCTTCTTTTCTACACGCATGACGACTCTAAATGGCCCATTGATGTgagtgaacggttgtttgtccctgtgattgactggcaaatAGTCTTGCCTCtttccccaaagtcagcttagatggatgttgttttttgtgaatgAAATCTAGTCGAGAAATAGAAACTATACTTTATTTAATAAACATGATCACAAATAAGATCTCTGGAGTGAACAATGTCAACAACCAACCCATCAAAATACACACGTAGAGCATTGCCGTGGAAACGAACATCAAACCGTATGCGCTGTGCCGAGTTTGCTTCAAGAACATCATTCaaatgtgtatatactgtaaatatacagtatattttcattttcaagttgAGTTCACTTGCTTTCTTTTACCACTTGAACTTCACTGGACAATTGAATTATCTAGAAAAGTAgcagaaaagtttttcttcctGGGGCCCCAACGGCCTGTCActacttgatttttttgttttaatttcacagCAGAtagatatgtgcctttaagaggcggggcctggtggggtggcatGTGACGTCTGCGTGTGAGCATCTTGGCGTGAGGTGTGGCCAACAGAAGCTCCTGAGcgagtgtgctcattgtgtttggGTTTTACTATTTTTGGCGttaaataaatggctgaaagcgCATCACGActatggctctcctttcccacgtgCGAGGGCATTACCGTAAGTATAGTGTAAATACAACTATCACTATGAACAACAGATTTCCACGACAGGCAAATATGTTCCACTTTGTGCATGCCGGCCGGCTACACATGGATGACCTTTGCTTTATTGCTGAAGTTCAGAGTGCGTTGAACTCCGGCGAGCTGCAGCAGCCAGTTAATAGGCATGTGGTCCAGATGGTTCATGTCAAAATGGGAGAAATGGACTTGAGAGCCTGCGAAGAGTCGGACCTTTGAGCATGAATGAGTTACAGCAGTGATTCCTAAAgtgtggtatgcaaaagaatcactgcccaagtacagttcagatgtttttcagttcagtacatttgcatttaatctctaagaattgtttatttttaggcatttattaaggttttttttttttcatttaacgtatgtacagtacatttgaattgaatcattatttaagaggttttttttttttttttttcttaagcaCAGTATTAGTGTTCAAAGTTTGCATAATCTACACAAtggtattttaaaatgatggtggtactttgagtgaagtaatttttttaattgatgctttgtgtaaaaaaaaacaacataataatTGGGATTCACTGATCTACAGTGACAGAAGACAATTTAGCGATAGGACATCTGACCTGGTCCTGCAATGATGGCTCCACCTTGCTGATGAAGATCACCCTGGAAGTCGAATGCAGGACTCGTCATGGCTCTCCATATACTCTTCATTTGGCCCATGAAGATACCAGACTTCACATGAGGACTCGGTTGGGCTTCACGCACAAATGAAAGGATTCTCATTCACGGCATCAATGCATGCAACTACTACTTTACTGAGTTTACCTGAGATTGTAAACTTCTCTTCTCGTTTCATCCCCAGCTTACGGTAAATGATCCTCTCGGGGTCAACGTAGATCTCATGAGCGTATCCTGTCAGTGAGCAGAAAGGCTGGACGAGACGTTCAAATCTGATTTGATGCTACTTTAACACGGTACTTTTAAAAGGATAACAAGAAGAGAAGTACCAACCTGTATGTGACGATGAGCAGACTGACCAATGACAACGAGACTAACCTCGGCATCCTGCAAAAaatcaaaccccccccccccccttttttttttttaggtacctGTAAAAGTATACCTTCTTTCTATTggtccattttatttgtttggaaaaaaaacccccaccAAAACCTATATAAGTAACAAAGAACTATAAATCCGTATGGTACAATTGAGGCTATTTACATAATAATCGCCACCACACAAAGTTTCTCCACCCGTTACTTGGAAGCTAGGGACTACACCATCTGAAACACTATGGCAAAACCAAAAGGTAAggagagctgcattgagttttgtcgAACGCATTTATTAGCATGAGCTAACAGCGTTAGCTCTGATAAGCGGCTTCAAAACATCAGCTACTTTTTAAGCAATGGCGCCAGTCCAATTCCCAGTCAATGCGCAAATCCTCAGCCATTGCCAATCCCAAGCccggggaaaaataaataatacaaaaaatggGTGGGCTGTGTCAGGAAGGCCAGCTGACATAAAAATAGCGCACTGATGAAACTATCACTGAACATAACATGAATAAATAGGGAGACTCCACACCTAAAATTCTAGAtgtgaagaagccttttggattaaaggtgaaccctcttcaacaaacaagaacagtgcAGTTGCTGTGATTCTTTCTTTGCGGCGCAATTCACATACATTACATCAgttggtggcagtaatgcaCCATTAAGACGGTTTGCAAACTGCCAAAAGACCCCCACAGAAGAAGGAGGACAGCcaatacattaggtacagtcgtgttttgtgcttgcattttacatgtttgcaggttatgtggagagcaaatgttATTACAGTTTGTTTTTATGCAGGACAAGACTGTTGAGTGCATTTTTtcttatgaattattatttggtATTTCGGGGGcaggggctggaacagattaattgcatttccattcatttcaaaggtgaAATCTGATTAttgagtgtggtcacggaatgaattaataGCCGCATACCTAGTCCCAACACCCTAGCTCTGccccggtcgtcatggtaacgaagaCTTACCTCGCCATATTGGTCCAGCTGTTTATGGGCACGTGGGAAAACAGTTGCTCAGCAAGACCAGAAACATTGTGTAAAGTGTAATAAATGTGGATTTCGAtgaaagcatttgggaactttttaaattgagggaaaaaaaaaccagactcattcacattattattattattattattattatttgggagTCAGGACTCACCTCCAGaatttctttgtgtattttgcttAGATCATCCACGTAttctttgcagctgtaacacaaGAAATTCTGTGGGGACAAAACCAACAAACACAAGGCATTGTTTACAAACGTACTGCCATCTTCTTGCACGTGTATAAAGTTCAGCCCTCTGTTTTCACCAATGCGCAACAAAGTTTACTTTGTGCTCTTTGCAAACCCTTATTTAAAGGCTACTGCCAAATAGATGGATGGCAAATGAAAAGTTTC contains:
- the prxl2c gene encoding peroxiredoxin-like 2C isoform X2, which encodes MAEVKLPVTRQIESEITRDSGSPPVDVHLRNVEDCFIYDRHGKSIPFKSLYQDRKSIIIFVRNFLCYSCKEYVDDLSKIHKEILEPFCSLTGYAHEIYVDPERIIYRKLGMKREEKFTISAQPSPHVKSGIFMGQMKSIWRAMTSPAFDFQGDLHQQGGAIIAGPGSQVHFSHFDMNHLDHMPINWLLQLAGVQRTLNFSNKAKVIHV
- the prxl2c gene encoding peroxiredoxin-like 2C isoform X1, giving the protein MAEVKLPVTRQIESEITRDSGSPPVDVHLRNVEDCFIYDRHGKSIPFKSLYQDRKSIIIFVRNFLCYSCKEYVDDLSKIHKEILEDAEVSLVVIGQSAHRHIQPFCSLTGYAHEIYVDPERIIYRKLGMKREEKFTISAQPSPHVKSGIFMGQMKSIWRAMTSPAFDFQGDLHQQGGAIIAGPGSQVHFSHFDMNHLDHMPINWLLQLAGVQRTLNFSNKAKVIHV